A stretch of DNA from Leptospira wolffii serovar Khorat str. Khorat-H2:
CCCGGACCCGATGCTCGGAGTAACCGAATGAAGAATATATTCAGAAAACCGAATTTACGGTCCTAATGCAATGAGCCTTACTTCTTTTCTCAAAGACCAATCCAAGGAACTGGACAAGCTCCAGAACGAACAGGTGGAAGTAATCGCTCCCACCCTGGAGATTTGTCTTAGGCTGGCCGCTTCTCACTTAAAGAAAAAACCTCACGAAATCGATTATATAGTCATCAAAAGAGGAAAGAAAAAACTCTTCGGTTCGGACCCTTGGCATATACGTGCTTCGGTCATTCCGGAAGATACCTTCCTGGACGAATTATCCGATTTGGACAAAAAGTTGACCGGAGGAACGGGAAAGCTCGTATCGAAAGATCTGAAGGAGTTCCTACAACCCAAGGACAGGGACGGAAGGGCCCTGGTCCAGATCTTCCGAAACGGCACTTATCTTACCGTATTCCCGCCTTCGGGAGAAGGCAAGGCGATCGAACTCTCCGAGGTTTCTCGAAGGCTTTCCGTGAGAGGAGTCTCTCCCGTTGACGATGCTCAGATCCGTAAGATCGTAAAAGAGGTCAAAGGGGAGCCAATCTTTATCTCCAATATGAAACCTCGCCCAGGTGCAGAGGGCAAGATGATGATCGATATCGCTCCGGATAAGATGAGGGCCAAGGTGACTCTCGTTCCTCCCAAGCCCGCGGGAAGAGATCTGGAAGTCCGGGACGTTGTCAATCATCTCAAGAATGCCGGAATCAAATACGGAATTAAGGAAGAGGAAATCCAGAGAAGGTTGGAAGACGAGTTCTTCAACCAGCCTTTCACTGCTGCGGAAGGAGATCCTCCTGTTAACGGAAAGAACGCCACCGTTGTCTACCATGTGCGTACCCAAAAGAACGTCGTGTTCCGAGAGGACGAATCGGGTCGCGTAGACTGCAAGGATATGGATCTCATCGAGAACGTCGTGGTGGGCCAGTTGCTTGCCGAAAAGATTCCTGCGGAAAGAGGGAAATACGGACGAACTCTATTCAACGAATTGCTTCCCGCCAAAGACGGTCTGGATACGGAACTAAAACAGGGAAAAGGTACTATTCTTTCCGAAGACAGAACCAAACTCACCGCGGAGGTGAACGGACAGGTGGTCTATGCTACGGGACGTCTCTCCGTCGAGACTGTTTATAGGGTGAACGGAGATGTGGGAATCAAAACGGGGAATGTCACCTTCCTAGGTTCCGTGATTATTACCGGAAACGTGGAAGACAATTATTCGGTGAAAGCGGCGGGGAATATAGAAATCTATGGAACCGTGCAAAAGGCGAATATAGAGGCCGACGGAGATATCATCATACGCCAAGGGGTTTCGGGTAGGGACGAGGCTCGCATCGAATCTACGGGCGGAAACGTAGTCGCTAAATTCATCCAGAACGCAACCGTCATCACCGAAAAGGACGTGGTCGTCCAGGAAGGGATTCTACATTGCTTTATTAGTGCCGGGGGTAAGGTTATCTCCAATGGTAAGAGAGGGCAGATCGTGGGCGGGACCGTAAGGGCCTCCGAGCTCATCGCAGCCAAGGTCATCGGTTCTTCCGCTAACCCGGCTACCGAACTCATAGTGGGAACCGATCCCAAGGTTCTAAAACAGATCTCAGAATACGAAGAGAAGTTGGCCGAAAACCAGGAAAAATTCGAGCAGGTTTCCAAAAGCCTCAAAACTCTGAGAGCCAGGAAGGAAAACGACCCTGCCTCCTTTACCCAGGACCATGAGCAACAATTGGCCAAGACGGCCAAGGCCGCCGAAAAATTGGAGATCCGCGTCCATGAATACGAAACCGAGATCCAAAACCTTCGGAATTACATGGAAGAAAGGGCGGCCAACGGTAAGATCAGTATCGAGAAAACCCTATACGGCGGGGTCACCCTTAAGATCCGTAATTCCGACTTCAAGACTAGGAACGAAATCAAACATAAGACCTTTGTGGAAGAAAACGGCATGATCCGACAATTGCCGTACCAGGATCCGGAACCGGACAAAAAAGACTGGAGAAAAAACAGATCTAGAGGAAAATAACCGGTTATGAGGCTGAACGAACCTCTTTCCGGATAC
This window harbors:
- a CDS encoding FapA family protein, whose amino-acid sequence is MSLTSFLKDQSKELDKLQNEQVEVIAPTLEICLRLAASHLKKKPHEIDYIVIKRGKKKLFGSDPWHIRASVIPEDTFLDELSDLDKKLTGGTGKLVSKDLKEFLQPKDRDGRALVQIFRNGTYLTVFPPSGEGKAIELSEVSRRLSVRGVSPVDDAQIRKIVKEVKGEPIFISNMKPRPGAEGKMMIDIAPDKMRAKVTLVPPKPAGRDLEVRDVVNHLKNAGIKYGIKEEEIQRRLEDEFFNQPFTAAEGDPPVNGKNATVVYHVRTQKNVVFREDESGRVDCKDMDLIENVVVGQLLAEKIPAERGKYGRTLFNELLPAKDGLDTELKQGKGTILSEDRTKLTAEVNGQVVYATGRLSVETVYRVNGDVGIKTGNVTFLGSVIITGNVEDNYSVKAAGNIEIYGTVQKANIEADGDIIIRQGVSGRDEARIESTGGNVVAKFIQNATVITEKDVVVQEGILHCFISAGGKVISNGKRGQIVGGTVRASELIAAKVIGSSANPATELIVGTDPKVLKQISEYEEKLAENQEKFEQVSKSLKTLRARKENDPASFTQDHEQQLAKTAKAAEKLEIRVHEYETEIQNLRNYMEERAANGKISIEKTLYGGVTLKIRNSDFKTRNEIKHKTFVEENGMIRQLPYQDPEPDKKDWRKNRSRGK